A section of the Schistosoma haematobium chromosome ZW, whole genome shotgun sequence genome encodes:
- a CDS encoding hypothetical protein (EggNog:ENOG410V5YB~COG:I) translates to MMVVIVFEVSAPYCRTVLTIVLKILTLILVESCFEFHIFFNCRNEALALPILALTFASDPPCSSMMLSRYVKDSTFSRASPSSVIELVFAVLCLRISPFPLCILRPTDEKAAATLLVFIYICPCVWNRRARSSTKSKSSNLFRAIHPVPCFPSDVEVFIIQPTIRRKRKEKSRHPYLTLVLTCNVSVICSSCTTLQCIPSYEFRIMLTIFSGTP, encoded by the coding sequence atgatggttgtaatagttttcgaagtttcagctccgtactgtagaactgtcttgacaatcgttttgaagattctgaccttgatattggttgaaagttgtttcgagttccacatattcttcaattgtagaaatgaggctcttgctttgccaatcctcgccttgacgtttgcatcagatcctccttgttcatcgatgatgctttctaggtacgtgaaagattccacattttctagagcttctccatcaagtgtgatagaattGGTGTTCGCCGTGTTGTGCTTGAGGATCTCTccttttcctttgtgtattttgaggcctactgatgaaaaggctgctgctacactacttgtcttcatctacatttgtccatgtgtatggaatagaagggctaggtcatctacgaagtccaaatcttctaatttaTTCCGAGCTATCCATCCCGTTCCGtgctttccttcagatgtcgaggtcttcattaTCCAGCcaaccatcagaagaaagagaaaggagaAGAGTAGACATCCTTATCTGACTCTGGTCCTTACTTGTAATGTATCTGTCATCTGTTCttcatgcaccactttgcagtgtattccgtcgtatgagttccgaataatgttgacaatcttctcaggaactccatag